In the Sediminibacter sp. Hel_I_10 genome, one interval contains:
- a CDS encoding DUF3307 domain-containing protein — translation MILLFIKLILAHLIGDFVLQPQKWVKDKNKNKHLSKYLYWHLAVHALLLLIVLSFKFDYWLAFLIIIPSHFLIDLAKLHLQNKKNKRWLFLLDQLAHLIVIAGVVEIYEPYLSHYHKLDATMSLLFLACVIAVTSMSSIVMKTIISRWNIENYKNDEDSLENAGTIIGVLERLFVFLFVIMNFWEGIGFLLAAKSIFRFGDLSRAKDRKLTEYVLIGTLISFGLAILIGLLYNYMLGII, via the coding sequence ATGATTCTTTTATTCATCAAACTCATCTTAGCACACCTTATAGGGGACTTTGTGCTACAACCTCAAAAATGGGTTAAAGATAAAAACAAGAATAAGCATCTGTCAAAATACTTGTATTGGCATTTGGCAGTACATGCGCTTTTATTATTGATCGTGCTGTCATTTAAATTTGACTATTGGCTCGCTTTCTTGATCATCATTCCCAGTCATTTTCTTATCGATTTAGCCAAGTTACATCTTCAGAATAAAAAGAATAAACGTTGGCTGTTTTTGCTAGATCAATTGGCGCATCTCATTGTTATTGCGGGAGTGGTAGAAATTTACGAGCCCTATCTATCACATTATCATAAACTTGATGCAACTATGAGCTTACTTTTTTTAGCGTGTGTGATTGCAGTCACAAGTATGTCTTCAATTGTAATGAAAACTATTATTTCTAGGTGGAATATAGAAAATTACAAAAACGATGAAGATTCTTTAGAAAATGCTGGTACCATCATAGGGGTTCTAGAAAGACTGTTTGTTTTTCTATTTGTAATTATGAACTTTTGGGAAGGTATCGGGTTTCTACTAGCCGCAAAATCTATTTTTAGGTTCGGAGATCTCTCTAGAGCCAAAGACCGAAAACTTACCGAATATGTTCTCATAGGGACGCTTATAAGCTTTGGACTCGCCATATTAATAGGCCTCCTATACAACTACATGCTCGGCATTATTTAA
- a CDS encoding SatD family protein — MKTAILTGDMVNSQNSDPDKWVDVLKTVLNVFGNAPTDWELYRGDSFQLETQPEKALYAALMIKAHLKFQSDLDVRIAIGIGEKTYNAEKITASNGTAFINSGHSFEQLKKNNLAIKTEDSDLDNTLNLMFQLASVTIDNWTSTVAELIELALTYPDYNQQQIAKRLQTTQSNVSQGLKRGGFDELSKLLAYYKSQISTL, encoded by the coding sequence ATGAAGACGGCAATACTTACAGGGGATATGGTAAATTCCCAGAATTCTGATCCCGACAAATGGGTGGACGTATTAAAAACAGTACTCAATGTTTTTGGAAACGCTCCCACAGATTGGGAACTCTACCGAGGTGATAGCTTTCAGTTAGAAACGCAACCTGAAAAAGCATTATATGCCGCACTTATGATTAAGGCGCATTTAAAATTTCAATCAGATCTTGATGTCAGGATTGCTATTGGTATTGGAGAGAAAACTTATAATGCTGAAAAAATAACAGCATCTAACGGCACCGCATTTATTAATTCTGGGCATAGCTTTGAACAACTCAAAAAAAATAATCTAGCTATAAAAACAGAAGATAGTGATTTAGATAATACGCTAAATCTTATGTTTCAGCTCGCTTCCGTTACTATTGATAATTGGACGTCTACCGTTGCAGAACTTATAGAATTAGCGCTGACCTACCCAGATTATAACCAACAACAAATTGCTAAGAGACTACAAACCACTCAAAGTAATGTAAGTCAAGGTCTCAAACGTGGCGGATTTGATGAATTGTCAAAACTTCTGGCCTATTATAAATCTCAAATAAGCACATTATGA
- the mscL gene encoding large conductance mechanosensitive channel protein MscL has translation MTFFKEFKEFAVKGNMMDMAIGIIIGAAFNQVIDVLVKKIFMPPLSLMTDGLNFQDKKYILREAITDATGTITSQEVAIEYGTLFETTLDFFIVGITVFVVVKAMNQLKEKAQDPKNPVVKTPKDIELLSKLNDLMEEQNALLKTNNKSAL, from the coding sequence ATGACATTTTTTAAAGAGTTTAAAGAGTTCGCTGTAAAGGGCAATATGATGGATATGGCCATCGGAATCATTATTGGTGCTGCATTTAATCAAGTTATAGACGTATTAGTAAAGAAGATTTTTATGCCACCGCTCTCATTAATGACAGACGGACTCAACTTTCAAGATAAAAAATACATCCTCAGGGAAGCAATTACCGATGCTACTGGCACAATTACAAGTCAAGAAGTGGCTATAGAATATGGCACTTTATTTGAAACCACTTTAGATTTTTTTATTGTAGGAATTACAGTGTTTGTTGTGGTTAAAGCCATGAACCAATTAAAAGAAAAAGCTCAAGACCCTAAAAACCCAGTTGTAAAAACCCCAAAAGATATAGAACTGCTTTCTAAATTAAATGATTTAATGGAAGAGCAAAATGCTTTGCTTAAAACCAACAATAAATCAGCACTTTAA
- a CDS encoding DUF2452 domain-containing protein: MSKTKKPDQVVFDEEEQKYTASLLPYATNVGAPAIITQDTNAWKSRNVNKANTQIKAKYLELKAEYDKVMQSLEYNNLVYNAKFNFEPIIGETYYLYKNKNDEPFLSIIAPNDCNFDYVGSFYLNSEQLWIKIEDRKGDESDD, from the coding sequence ATGAGTAAGACAAAAAAACCAGATCAAGTGGTGTTTGATGAGGAAGAGCAAAAGTATACAGCTTCCCTCTTGCCGTATGCTACTAATGTAGGAGCACCTGCCATTATAACTCAAGATACGAATGCCTGGAAAAGTAGAAATGTTAATAAAGCAAATACACAAATTAAGGCCAAATACCTTGAGTTAAAAGCCGAGTATGACAAAGTCATGCAGTCATTAGAGTACAATAATTTGGTTTATAACGCTAAATTTAATTTTGAACCTATTATTGGCGAGACGTATTACTTATATAAAAATAAAAACGATGAGCCATTTTTATCCATAATTGCGCCCAATGATTGTAATTTCGATTATGTAGGAAGTTTTTATTTAAATTCAGAACAACTTTGGATAAAAATCGAGGATCGCAAAGGAGACGAGAGCGATGATTGA